The Chloroflexota bacterium genome has a window encoding:
- a CDS encoding class II aldolase/adducin family protein: protein MTAHERDAALRELLADACSILYRLGLTDYLGHPSMRIPGTDRVLIKPRHSTRVRAMDRVRPEDMVVIDLDGNLVEGSESPPAERFIHTCIYRARPDVQAVVHTHQPMATIMGVASQPILPILHVQAALVERPVPVWPCAKLVTDNELGEQMVAAMGDHRVCLLQGHGIVSAAQTIQEATIGAIHLEDLALANYRVLAINSRPRIIPSEEIRQLKERGVGFDVRWAYYAQLAGVGGD from the coding sequence ATGACGGCCCATGAGCGCGATGCCGCTCTGCGCGAGCTGCTGGCCGATGCGTGCAGCATCCTCTATCGGCTCGGCCTGACCGATTACCTTGGGCATCCCAGCATGCGCATCCCCGGCACCGATCGGGTGCTGATCAAGCCGCGCCACTCGACGCGAGTGCGAGCGATGGACCGCGTCCGACCGGAAGACATGGTCGTGATCGACCTGGATGGGAATCTGGTAGAGGGAAGTGAAAGCCCGCCGGCGGAGCGTTTCATCCACACCTGCATCTATCGGGCGCGCCCCGACGTCCAGGCCGTTGTGCACACCCACCAGCCGATGGCGACGATCATGGGCGTCGCCAGCCAGCCGATCCTCCCCATCCTGCACGTTCAGGCGGCCCTGGTGGAGCGACCGGTTCCTGTGTGGCCGTGCGCCAAGCTGGTGACCGATAACGAGCTGGGGGAGCAGATGGTTGCGGCGATGGGCGACCACAGGGTGTGTCTGCTTCAGGGACATGGCATCGTGAGCGCCGCTCAAACGATCCAAGAGGCCACCATCGGTGCGATCCACCTCGAGGACCTGGCGCTGGCGAACTATCGCGTGTTGGCGATCAATAGCCGCCCGCGGATCATTCCGTCGGAGGAGATCCGCCAGTTGAAGGAGCGCGGCGTGGGCTTCGACGTCCGGTGGGCGTACTATGCGCAGCTCGCGGGCGTCGGCGGCGACTAA
- a CDS encoding OsmC family protein: MAQQYPVSTVRAYSSNVYGRCITNVGDHHFVVDHATYQDGPGDQPGPTEIFLSGVASCGVLLVEREAKNRRVRLDSLEVTIDGHRSPARPDREHTTFDRVAMRFAFVGPGEEDAGALVAHYRRT, encoded by the coding sequence GTGGCGCAGCAATATCCGGTCTCCACCGTGCGCGCCTACTCATCGAACGTCTATGGCCGCTGCATCACAAACGTCGGCGACCACCACTTCGTCGTGGACCATGCGACGTATCAAGATGGGCCCGGCGACCAGCCGGGCCCAACCGAGATCTTTCTCTCCGGCGTCGCATCGTGTGGGGTCCTGCTGGTCGAGCGCGAGGCGAAGAATCGTCGAGTCCGCCTGGACAGCCTCGAGGTCACCATCGACGGACACCGGAGCCCGGCGCGGCCAGACCGGGAGCACACCACGTTCGATCGCGTCGCCATGCGCTTCGCCTTCGTCGGCCCGGGCGAGGAGGACGCGGGCGCCCTCGTGGCGCACTATCGGCGAACCTGA
- a CDS encoding Rieske 2Fe-2S domain-containing protein, with product MLTKEENERLTRVGPGTPAGELLRRYWHPVAIARELTDDRPTKFVRILGEDLVLFKDKSGNVGLMQDHCVHRGASMLYGRVEERGIACAYHGWLYDTKGNCLETPAEPADSKFYLTVKAKAYPVKKFIGMYWAYLGPLPAPEIPQYDVWARKDGIRKLAVYPQLDCNWLNPTENSVDPAHLQILHQEFIGRGKKPPSTTRGFTDDVRDFVFYESDYGIVKKRTYANGHVDQHPLIFPNILRQANATQLRVPMDDTHTNVFFVYFLPIEQEGYSDDDPDVIIVPPFKDPVDQLHPFTRFKLDQVLAQDHMAWETQGAIADREHERLATSDRGVAMLREVLKREIDKVERGLDPLAVVRDPNHGIINTFLTESLAEGWYDPAGRGGPTVAKADDWFDPGAEGAREAAKV from the coding sequence GCCGGCGGGCGAGCTGCTCCGACGCTACTGGCATCCAGTCGCCATCGCCCGGGAGCTGACGGACGACCGCCCGACGAAGTTCGTCCGAATCTTGGGTGAGGACCTCGTGCTCTTCAAGGACAAGAGCGGCAACGTCGGCCTCATGCAGGACCATTGCGTCCACCGCGGCGCTTCCATGCTCTACGGGCGCGTCGAGGAGCGGGGGATCGCCTGCGCGTACCATGGCTGGCTCTACGACACGAAAGGCAACTGTCTGGAGACGCCGGCCGAGCCGGCGGACAGCAAGTTCTATCTGACGGTAAAGGCGAAGGCGTACCCGGTGAAGAAGTTCATCGGGATGTACTGGGCGTACCTGGGACCGCTGCCGGCGCCGGAGATCCCACAGTACGACGTGTGGGCACGGAAGGACGGAATCCGCAAGCTCGCCGTGTACCCCCAGCTCGACTGCAACTGGCTCAACCCGACCGAGAACTCGGTCGACCCCGCCCACCTTCAGATCCTTCACCAGGAGTTCATTGGGCGCGGGAAGAAGCCGCCCAGCACGACGCGCGGATTCACGGACGACGTGCGGGACTTCGTCTTCTATGAGTCCGACTACGGGATCGTCAAGAAGCGTACCTACGCCAACGGTCACGTTGATCAGCACCCGCTGATCTTCCCCAACATCCTTCGGCAGGCCAATGCGACGCAGCTGCGAGTCCCGATGGACGATACGCACACGAACGTCTTCTTCGTGTATTTCTTGCCAATCGAGCAGGAGGGCTACTCGGACGATGACCCGGACGTCATCATCGTGCCTCCCTTCAAGGATCCGGTGGACCAGCTCCACCCCTTCACCCGATTCAAGCTGGACCAGGTCCTGGCTCAGGACCACATGGCCTGGGAGACGCAGGGCGCAATCGCGGATCGGGAGCACGAGCGGTTGGCCACCTCCGACCGAGGCGTCGCCATGCTGCGCGAAGTCCTGAAGCGGGAGATCGACAAGGTCGAGCGGGGGTTGGACCCCCTAGCGGTGGTCAGGGATCCGAACCACGGGATCATCAACACGTTCCTGACCGAGTCGCTGGCCGAGGGCTGGTACGACCCGGCGGGACGCGGCGGACCGACGGTAGCGAAAGCCGACGACTGGTTCGATCCCGGCGCCGAGGGCGCGCGAGAAGCTGCCAAGGTCTAA
- a CDS encoding VOC family protein, with protein MPKLRHIALATKDPEATAAFYKRVFDMKEVGRTDTELANGIYLSDGTINVAVLNFKTDQLGRGMDYVGLHHLGFVVEDLEEYNERLIESGAELMSPRPTAGTQFFEVKHRGPDGVVIDTSEHPWLGAAGLDADASADRAVKQDAS; from the coding sequence ATGCCGAAGCTCAGACACATTGCGCTGGCGACGAAAGATCCCGAAGCGACGGCGGCGTTCTACAAGCGGGTCTTCGACATGAAAGAGGTCGGCCGAACCGACACCGAGCTGGCGAACGGCATCTACCTCAGCGACGGGACGATCAACGTCGCGGTGCTGAACTTCAAGACAGATCAGCTCGGCCGCGGGATGGACTACGTGGGGCTCCACCACCTCGGCTTCGTCGTCGAGGATCTGGAGGAGTACAACGAGCGCCTCATTGAGAGCGGCGCCGAGCTGATGAGCCCCAGACCGACCGCGGGCACGCAGTTCTTCGAGGTCAAGCACCGCGGGCCCGACGGCGTGGTGATCGACACGTCGGAGCACCCGTGGCTGGGCGCAGCCGGACTCGACGCCGACGCGTCCGCGGACCGCGCGGTCAAGCAGGACGCGTCGTGA